A window from Deltaproteobacteria bacterium HGW-Deltaproteobacteria-18 encodes these proteins:
- a CDS encoding secretion system protein E: MPKDNPKTSEPTTHGELIGILIKEGLLTDAQALHASRLRKKLVRPKPLLEIVKELGYVTGDQVTAAIRKNKLSMRIGSLLLELGLISEADLEAAFQIQRTSKTPQKLGEVLVNNNFIKEFKLLEALSLQLGYPFVDPRFTNLDISLLHQIPVTYRNKASYVPIERQEHQVVVAFANVLDLDDQEEARTIFPEGILPAIATRESIVETYQRFERGSQNKESVDDDSASGIVERIILDAIDLDVSDIHMEPLPDRLRIRFRRDGVLEPYKDFPREIIPNISSRIKIMCKADIAEKRRHQGGRILFEYPGGELDMRASFYVTIHGEAIVLRLLNRQGNLIDITGIGMYPKILKRFLDGALSRPSGVVIITGPTGSGKTTTVYSCIHHLNTPLLSIITAEEPVEYVIPGISQCSIDPKINLTFEETLRHIVRQDPDVILIGEIRDNYSAEVAVQAALTGHKVLTTFHTEDSIGGLIRLMNMDIEAFLISSTVVSVVAQRLLRRICPECSQPYKPSPGELQLFGYTQTSIQGSNFRKGAGCSHCRYTGYRGRIAVFELLILDEMVRAAILERRTSFDIRKIALESAGLVTLFEEGLVKAAEGLTTLEEVMRCLPLVLKPRPLEETRRLLGV, from the coding sequence ATGCCGAAGGATAATCCCAAGACCAGCGAACCAACTACCCACGGCGAACTCATTGGCATACTCATCAAGGAAGGACTCCTCACGGACGCGCAGGCGCTCCACGCCTCACGGCTGCGCAAAAAACTCGTCCGTCCCAAGCCCCTGCTCGAAATCGTCAAGGAACTCGGGTATGTAACCGGGGACCAGGTTACCGCAGCCATCCGCAAGAACAAGCTGTCCATGCGCATCGGCAGCCTGCTCCTTGAGCTCGGGCTGATCAGCGAGGCGGATCTTGAAGCCGCCTTTCAGATACAGCGTACCAGCAAGACCCCGCAGAAGCTGGGCGAAGTCCTGGTCAACAATAATTTCATCAAGGAATTCAAGCTCCTTGAAGCACTTTCCTTGCAGCTTGGCTACCCATTCGTGGATCCCAGATTCACAAACCTCGACATCTCCCTTCTGCACCAGATTCCGGTCACGTACCGGAACAAGGCGAGCTATGTGCCCATTGAAAGGCAGGAGCACCAGGTCGTCGTGGCTTTTGCCAATGTCCTGGACCTGGACGACCAGGAAGAGGCGCGCACCATCTTTCCAGAAGGCATCCTGCCGGCCATCGCCACGCGCGAATCCATCGTCGAGACCTACCAGCGCTTCGAGCGCGGCTCTCAGAACAAGGAATCCGTTGATGACGATTCGGCCTCGGGCATCGTGGAGCGCATCATCCTTGACGCCATCGACCTCGATGTCAGCGACATCCACATGGAGCCCCTCCCGGACCGTCTGCGCATCCGCTTCCGGCGCGACGGGGTGCTCGAACCCTACAAGGACTTCCCGCGCGAGATAATCCCCAACATCTCGAGCCGCATCAAGATCATGTGCAAGGCGGACATCGCCGAAAAGCGCCGGCACCAGGGCGGGCGCATCCTGTTCGAATACCCCGGCGGCGAACTGGACATGCGGGCCTCCTTCTATGTGACCATCCACGGCGAGGCCATCGTGCTGCGGCTTTTGAACCGCCAGGGCAACCTCATCGACATCACTGGCATCGGGATGTACCCGAAGATACTCAAGCGCTTTCTCGACGGGGCGCTGTCCCGGCCGAGCGGCGTAGTGATCATCACCGGCCCCACGGGCTCGGGCAAGACGACCACGGTCTACAGCTGCATTCACCACCTGAATACCCCGCTCCTGTCCATCATCACCGCCGAAGAGCCGGTGGAATACGTCATCCCGGGCATCTCCCAGTGCTCCATCGACCCCAAGATCAACCTGACCTTCGAGGAGACCCTGCGCCACATCGTGCGCCAGGACCCGGATGTCATCCTCATCGGCGAGATCCGCGACAACTATTCGGCCGAGGTGGCCGTGCAGGCAGCCCTGACCGGGCACAAGGTCCTGACCACCTTCCACACCGAAGACTCCATCGGCGGCCTGATCCGGCTCATGAACATGGACATCGAGGCTTTCCTCATCTCCTCCACCGTGGTCAGCGTGGTCGCCCAGCGACTCCTGCGGCGCATCTGTCCGGAGTGCTCCCAGCCGTACAAGCCGAGCCCGGGCGAGCTGCAGCTTTTCGGCTACACGCAGACCTCGATCCAGGGCTCCAATTTTCGCAAGGGCGCGGGCTGTTCCCACTGCCGTTACACGGGCTACCGGGGCCGCATCGCGGTGTTCGAACTGCTCATTCTCGATGAAATGGTCCGCGCCGCCATCCTTGAACGGCGGACCAGCTTCGACATCCGCAAGATCGCCCTGGAGAGCGCGGGGCTTGTGACACTTTTCGAAGAAGGTCTGGTCAAGGCCGCCGAAGGCCTCACCACCCTGGAAGAGGTCATGCGCTGCCTGCCTCTTGTTCTCAAACCACGCCCTCTGGAAGAAACCCGCCGCCTGCTCGGAGTTTAG
- a CDS encoding DUF2207 domain-containing protein: MAGLRTRVLLAALLTLLSCAPLSAQTERILDFSSLVLIDPDGSMVVTETITVQAAGEQIKRGIVREFPTRYTGRDGNTVRVGFTLLDVKRDGVTEPYHTENKSNGVAIYVGSKDVFLQPGRYSYTLIYRTTRQLGFFEEHDELYWNVNGNGWRLPLDRVSCEVRLPGEARALEAVAYEGPMGSTDSWTFPVSGRQVVTFASSRPFAPGEGLTIAVSWPKGIVTPPSATEQATQVLNESGGLLFAGLGTFLLGIYYVLAWMKVGRDPAKGVIIPRFAPPRGFSPAMVRMLTRMKFDNTAFSAGVVNMAVKGALRIGDNSKMRLTLADHPPAGLSEGERAAWDELRRAGTVIELENVNHKVVSGARRAMKNKLGKELSSNYFLTNTGWLAPGVGITLASVAGMVLSASVPPGALFICVWLTFWTFGCFMLVRQVVVAWQGGGVRGKASALFLSVFTLPFLGGEAVGLWLLSSQLGVAAVLGFGGMIFMNALFYELLKAPTRIGRLTLDEIEGFRLYLSVAEEDRLNFIHPPDETPELFEKFLPYAMALGVENQWGERFAGLLERAGYDPGWYEGRRWNSMHPGLFASGLGRGMESAISSASSAPGSSSGMGGGGSSGGGGGGGGGGGW, encoded by the coding sequence GTGGCGGGCCTGCGAACACGGGTACTCCTGGCCGCGCTGCTCACGCTGCTTTCATGCGCGCCCCTGTCCGCCCAGACCGAGCGGATTCTTGATTTTTCATCATTGGTGCTCATCGATCCGGACGGCTCCATGGTGGTTACGGAGACCATTACCGTCCAGGCTGCCGGGGAGCAGATCAAACGCGGGATCGTGCGCGAGTTTCCCACGCGTTATACCGGGCGGGATGGAAACACGGTGCGTGTCGGATTCACGCTTCTGGACGTGAAGCGTGACGGCGTGACAGAGCCCTACCACACCGAGAACAAGTCCAACGGGGTGGCCATTTATGTAGGCAGCAAGGATGTCTTTCTGCAGCCGGGGCGATATTCCTATACCCTCATCTACCGCACCACCCGGCAATTGGGTTTTTTCGAGGAGCATGACGAGCTCTACTGGAACGTCAACGGCAACGGCTGGCGGCTGCCCCTGGACCGGGTCAGTTGCGAGGTGCGCCTGCCGGGCGAGGCCCGGGCCCTTGAGGCCGTGGCCTACGAAGGGCCCATGGGCAGCACGGACAGCTGGACGTTTCCGGTCAGCGGCCGGCAGGTGGTTACCTTCGCGTCCTCGCGGCCATTCGCTCCCGGTGAGGGGCTGACCATAGCCGTATCCTGGCCCAAGGGTATTGTGACTCCTCCCTCTGCCACGGAGCAGGCGACGCAGGTTCTGAACGAGAGCGGGGGATTGCTTTTTGCGGGCCTCGGGACCTTTTTGCTCGGCATCTATTACGTGCTGGCCTGGATGAAGGTCGGGCGCGACCCGGCCAAGGGCGTGATCATTCCACGCTTTGCTCCGCCGCGCGGTTTTTCCCCGGCCATGGTGCGCATGCTGACGCGCATGAAGTTCGACAACACGGCTTTCAGCGCAGGCGTGGTCAACATGGCGGTCAAGGGGGCGCTGAGGATCGGGGACAATTCGAAGATGCGCCTGACGCTGGCCGACCATCCTCCGGCAGGCCTCTCTGAGGGGGAGCGGGCGGCCTGGGACGAATTGCGCAGGGCCGGAACAGTCATCGAGCTTGAAAACGTGAACCACAAGGTGGTCAGCGGGGCCCGGCGGGCCATGAAGAACAAGCTCGGCAAGGAACTGTCCTCCAATTATTTCCTGACCAACACGGGCTGGCTTGCGCCGGGGGTAGGCATCACCCTGGCCTCGGTGGCGGGCATGGTCTTGAGCGCCTCCGTTCCGCCAGGAGCACTCTTCATCTGCGTGTGGCTGACGTTCTGGACTTTCGGCTGCTTCATGCTGGTGCGCCAGGTAGTTGTCGCGTGGCAGGGAGGAGGTGTCCGGGGCAAGGCCTCGGCCCTGTTTCTGTCCGTCTTTACATTGCCTTTTCTGGGCGGTGAGGCGGTTGGATTGTGGCTTCTGTCCAGCCAGTTGGGGGTTGCGGCGGTGCTGGGGTTTGGGGGCATGATTTTCATGAATGCGCTTTTCTATGAGCTTCTGAAAGCGCCGACTCGTATCGGCCGTCTGACCCTGGACGAGATTGAGGGCTTCAGGCTTTACCTCTCCGTGGCCGAAGAGGACCGATTGAACTTCATTCATCCTCCCGATGAGACTCCCGAGCTGTTTGAGAAGTTCCTGCCCTACGCCATGGCGCTTGGGGTTGAAAATCAGTGGGGAGAGCGTTTTGCGGGTCTGCTGGAGCGGGCCGGATACGATCCGGGCTGGTATGAAGGCCGACGCTGGAACAGCATGCATCCGGGCCTGTTCGCTTCGGGCCTTGGGCGGGGCATGGAGTCCGCCATATCCTCGGCCTCGTCAGCGCCGGGCAGTTCCTCGGGCATGGGCGGAGGCGGCTCGTCCGGCGGAGGCGGCGGTGGAGGCGGCGGGGGCGGATGGTGA
- a CDS encoding cytochrome C — protein sequence MNFPIWELHWAGGGLMIALIAVFHVYIAHFAVGGGLFLVLTEQLGYRRDSQPIIDYTKRHTKFFLLVTMVLGGITGVGIWFIISLVAPAATTQLIHTFVFAWAIEWVFFLCEIVSLFIYFYTFGKMGRRNHLTIGWLYFFFGWMSLFMINGIIGFMLTPGDWLETRDFWDGLFNPSFWPALAFRTFIAIILAGLYGFVTATWEKDPQTRETLVRYCATWLLAPFAFLLLSGWWYVSVLPEGPQAMVLGANPEIGPYMQGFLWISAILFAAGLAMAVRMPAAIKRPMALVLLVIGLLYMGCFETMREAGRRPYLIHGYMYSNAILAGTEDAISAEGFLQTSSWHQNREITPENARAAGREIFRGQCAACHSIGGPLHNIKRLAAQFGTVGLEAQIAGMGKIYSYMPRFAGTPQERKALASYIVHDLIGAPEVTKQTRPRPELELEIPAFDAQDDEYVLLAWCTLGEKCISDSDSRFSLLPPGSTLMAQLIRRGPVPELVTEGVEITFTAPAGFENPSNHVEFWNYAPSLVGKELAPNVSAKGLGMSGVMKPNDQSLTFLADGIPVLPYTDDGTINPYPVFNLEARDAKTGKVLAGTKVVAPVSTEIGCKNCHGGTWRHDGAMGISVLTASDVLARHDRRHKTGLLPQAEAGKPVLCQSCHPDPLLKAEGKPELLNLPAAIHGFHANYLSEAPGAEPCHSCHPTGPDSYTYCARGAHASKGVTCVSCHGTLEDHALTLLKAEKEAGKPKADLLMRHIKPRLVASVEEIEPRTPWNDQPDCLSCHVDFEPPQDAQPSAFNQWVRGPQGLYRMRTDDAGLMCESCHGSTHAEYPAANAFHPDLDAIQPLQYQGHPGPIGSKGNCAACHTEDMFDEFHHPNILRQL from the coding sequence ATGAACTTTCCAATCTGGGAACTCCACTGGGCCGGCGGCGGGCTGATGATCGCGCTGATTGCCGTCTTTCATGTCTATATCGCCCACTTTGCCGTGGGCGGAGGGCTCTTTCTCGTTCTGACCGAACAACTCGGCTACCGCCGGGACTCCCAGCCCATCATCGACTACACGAAACGGCATACCAAATTCTTTTTGCTGGTGACCATGGTCCTGGGCGGAATCACCGGAGTGGGCATCTGGTTCATCATCTCACTGGTCGCGCCCGCGGCCACGACCCAGCTCATCCACACCTTCGTCTTTGCCTGGGCCATCGAATGGGTCTTTTTCCTGTGCGAAATCGTGTCTTTGTTCATCTATTTCTACACCTTTGGAAAAATGGGGAGACGCAACCATCTCACCATCGGCTGGCTCTATTTCTTCTTCGGGTGGATGTCGCTCTTCATGATCAACGGGATCATCGGTTTCATGCTGACTCCCGGGGACTGGCTGGAGACAAGAGACTTCTGGGACGGACTCTTCAACCCCTCCTTCTGGCCGGCACTGGCCTTCAGAACCTTTATTGCCATCATCCTGGCCGGACTTTACGGCTTCGTGACCGCCACTTGGGAAAAGGATCCCCAGACCCGTGAAACCCTGGTCCGCTACTGCGCGACCTGGCTGCTGGCCCCCTTCGCCTTTCTGCTTCTGTCGGGGTGGTGGTACGTGAGCGTGCTGCCCGAAGGCCCGCAGGCCATGGTCCTCGGTGCGAACCCGGAAATCGGCCCGTACATGCAGGGATTCCTGTGGATATCGGCGATCCTTTTTGCCGCAGGCCTGGCCATGGCCGTACGCATGCCGGCCGCAATCAAGCGCCCCATGGCCCTGGTCCTGCTCGTCATAGGCCTGCTGTACATGGGCTGCTTTGAAACCATGCGTGAAGCCGGACGCAGACCCTACCTGATCCATGGCTACATGTACTCCAACGCCATCCTGGCCGGCACCGAAGACGCCATCTCCGCCGAGGGCTTTCTGCAAACCTCGAGCTGGCACCAAAACCGGGAGATCACCCCTGAAAACGCCAGGGCCGCGGGTCGCGAGATTTTTCGAGGCCAGTGCGCAGCCTGCCACTCCATCGGCGGCCCCCTGCACAACATCAAACGCCTGGCCGCGCAATTCGGAACCGTGGGCCTCGAAGCCCAGATCGCGGGCATGGGCAAGATATATTCCTACATGCCGCGTTTTGCGGGCACGCCGCAGGAGCGCAAGGCCCTGGCCTCCTACATCGTGCATGACCTGATCGGCGCCCCCGAGGTCACGAAACAAACCCGACCCCGCCCCGAACTCGAACTTGAAATCCCGGCCTTCGATGCCCAGGACGACGAGTACGTACTTTTGGCCTGGTGCACCCTGGGCGAAAAATGCATCTCCGACAGTGACAGCCGCTTCTCCCTGTTGCCTCCGGGCAGCACCCTGATGGCGCAGCTCATCCGACGCGGCCCGGTGCCCGAGCTCGTGACCGAGGGCGTGGAAATTACCTTCACGGCCCCGGCGGGCTTCGAAAATCCGAGCAACCATGTGGAATTCTGGAATTACGCACCTTCGCTGGTGGGCAAGGAGCTGGCACCGAACGTCAGCGCCAAGGGCCTGGGCATGTCGGGCGTGATGAAGCCAAACGACCAGAGCCTGACCTTTCTGGCCGACGGCATCCCCGTCCTGCCCTACACGGACGACGGCACCATCAACCCCTATCCCGTCTTCAATCTTGAAGCCAGGGATGCCAAGACCGGCAAGGTCCTGGCCGGCACCAAGGTCGTGGCCCCGGTCTCTACCGAGATCGGCTGCAAGAACTGTCACGGCGGAACGTGGCGACACGACGGTGCCATGGGCATCTCCGTGCTGACGGCCTCGGATGTCCTGGCCAGACATGACCGGCGTCACAAGACCGGTCTGCTGCCCCAGGCGGAAGCAGGCAAGCCGGTGCTTTGCCAGAGCTGCCATCCCGATCCGCTGCTCAAGGCAGAAGGCAAACCGGAGCTCTTGAACCTCCCGGCCGCCATCCACGGATTCCACGCCAACTACCTGTCCGAAGCTCCCGGCGCCGAACCCTGCCATTCCTGCCATCCCACCGGCCCGGACAGCTACACCTATTGCGCCCGTGGCGCGCATGCGAGCAAGGGAGTGACCTGTGTCAGCTGCCACGGCACCCTGGAAGACCACGCCCTGACCCTGCTCAAGGCCGAAAAAGAGGCAGGCAAGCCCAAGGCCGACCTGCTCATGCGTCATATCAAGCCCAGACTGGTCGCCTCCGTTGAAGAAATCGAGCCTCGCACGCCATGGAACGACCAACCGGACTGCCTGAGCTGTCACGTGGACTTTGAACCGCCGCAAGATGCGCAGCCTTCAGCCTTCAACCAATGGGTACGCGGACCGCAAGGGCTTTATCGCATGCGCACCGACGACGCGGGGCTCATGTGCGAATCCTGCCACGGCTCGACCCACGCCGAATATCCGGCCGCCAACGCGTTTCACCCGGATCTCGATGCGATCCAGCCGTTGCAGTACCAGGGCCACCCAGGCCCCATCGGGAGCAAGGGCAACTGCGCGGCTTGCCACACCGAGGACATGTTCGACGAATTCCATCATCCCAACATTCTCAGACAGCTCTGA
- a CDS encoding metal-dependent phosphohydrolase: MNEAKSFIEILMEHVNSDKAQLPPFNRTGLAIQQEMAKPDPDMQIIEKQILRDPAIAGQLLKVANSSFYRGMIEVTTVRNAMVRLGLAEVSNLVTLLTQKQSFSTQDSFIREYMDQLWIHSVACALGAKWIAKECRLPSKMNEAFFAGLLHDIGKAFLLMAIADLKKSGQLGETVPQSFIQEVLETQHQSIGAQLLKTWNLPEIYCAVAENHHDENMDGRDIVLLIVSLANKVLAKAGIGLMHTPDIDLATSPEAIQLDLSEIKVAELELTMEDYVEFVGEVA; the protein is encoded by the coding sequence ATGAACGAGGCCAAGTCTTTTATCGAAATCCTCATGGAGCATGTGAACTCGGACAAGGCGCAGCTCCCGCCGTTCAATCGCACAGGCCTTGCCATCCAGCAGGAGATGGCAAAGCCGGATCCGGACATGCAGATCATCGAAAAACAGATCCTGCGCGATCCGGCCATAGCCGGTCAGCTCCTCAAGGTGGCGAACTCGTCCTTTTACCGGGGCATGATCGAAGTGACCACGGTCAGAAACGCCATGGTCCGCCTCGGCCTGGCGGAGGTCTCCAACCTGGTCACCCTGCTGACCCAGAAACAGTCCTTCAGCACCCAGGATTCCTTTATCCGCGAATACATGGATCAACTCTGGATCCACTCCGTGGCCTGCGCCCTTGGCGCAAAATGGATCGCCAAGGAATGCCGGCTGCCGAGCAAGATGAACGAGGCTTTTTTCGCAGGTCTCCTGCACGACATCGGCAAGGCCTTCCTGCTCATGGCCATCGCCGACCTGAAAAAAAGCGGGCAGCTGGGCGAGACAGTTCCGCAGTCCTTCATCCAGGAAGTCCTCGAAACCCAGCACCAAAGCATCGGCGCGCAACTGCTCAAGACCTGGAATCTGCCTGAAATCTACTGCGCCGTGGCCGAAAACCATCATGACGAGAACATGGACGGCCGGGACATCGTGTTGCTCATAGTCAGCCTGGCCAACAAGGTCCTGGCCAAGGCCGGAATCGGGCTCATGCACACCCCGGACATCGACCTGGCGACCAGCCCCGAAGCGATCCAGTTGGACCTTTCCGAGATCAAGGTCGCCGAACTGGAACTTACCATGGAAGATTACGTGGAGTTTGTAGGGGAAGTGGCCTGA